A window of Rhipicephalus microplus isolate Deutch F79 chromosome 8, USDA_Rmic, whole genome shotgun sequence genomic DNA:
ATTCTGATGTGTTATTCTCTACAAGACGTTCCAATAAAGTATTCTACATATCCAATCCATAaaagaacttttgtttttttagcgCCACTTAAGATGTTTTCCTCCAATGTTTTCAACATTTCTAGCTGTTGAAATGGCATTGCTACTGCTTCCGTGTCAAAacaatgattaaaaaaaaaacgttttcgctGCTGATGCTGTGTTTCACCGGCTTATTGCTCACACTCACGGAACAAGCTTCAAAGGTGGGTGTGATGAATGCAACCTGAGGGAATACGGTCAACTAATTCTTGTGCAATATTTAATAAACAACGAACGAAATTGACACGCACGGATGATGTTTCATCCGCAGCCTAAGAAATTTGCTCAAGAAGAAGTTGATTATGCAGGACGAACCAGCTCAAAAACACACCTTGGAAGAGCACTGTGTGTCAGAATTCTGTTCGTAAGGATGCCACATTCACAAAGAAGACATATTGAAGACTTCCAGGGCTTGGTGACATCCTCCAGGTCtccaaaaaagaagaaagtctTGTCTTTAATACAGAAAATTTGTCTTGGCGTTCATACAATGTTGAAGAAGTATAGCGCGTCCGTCCCTCTGTCACAGTTTTTTTGTGAAATTGAGGCGAAGGGTCGAGATGATGAAGGTCCTAGTTCAGGCGTTTCTTAATCTTGTTCTGAATTTCCGGAAAGTAACAAGACCCCAGCTCAAGCAAACGAACTATACCTGAACCAGTTGACAGTTGTGTTTAGGCTTActtgctgcggtggtctagtggctaagctatatactgggctgctgacccatatgtcacgggattgaatctcggctgcgactgcattttcgatggaggtgaaaaagcAGTAGGCTCGTTTGTTCAAATTTGGGTACTGtttaagaaccctaggtggtctaaatttctagagccctctgctacggcgtctctcataatcaattgtggtttttggatgttaaacctcacatacgaACTATACCAACCAGTCCTCTTTAGGCTGCAGCCACCGGCGAGCAGCGTCAGAAAAAAATGCGGTAAATGGTACGTTTTAGGCACTCACGCTGGATCAATGGCATATCCCATAATCCTTTAGGATCGACGGGCGTGACTTCGTTATTTCTTGCTGGGGTCATCAATTCTCGCCTATTTCGATCGCAGCTTCATCGGGGGGCCTGACACTCAAGTTATAATTTCTGCCCTAAATCAGTTGTGGCagtaaaaaattgcagcatactCCAATTTGTGTGTGCTGAGGTAGTGTGGAACCCTTTGAATATTTGTATGACTACCTCCGACAGAATCTTGAGATTTCCCCTGCTCAAAACGTTTTTCCAGGAACTAAAAACAACGAATGTACCCACTCTTTCATCACATTTTCTGTTCATGTTTTCTTGCTCTTTTGTGCAGTACGAGGCAGAAACTGCTTCACCGGTAGTGCTTGTGCGCTTTGGGCCTTCCTGTTGTAATAGCAGGTGCTTTATTTTGACGGGGATTGGTAAACGGCTCGTAGCTTTTTGCTTGCTTTTGAAACAACCGTTGATAAAGGCGGGTAGTGATTGCAGCTATAATAAAGTAGTGAATATGTTAATATGCATGATCAGAGTGTTAGCTACTCATATTTTACGCGACACAAACAAAGTGAGTGCAGATTGTGACTGGGCCATATTGCTAACGGGCATCTCGTATTAGTAATAGCAAGTTTGAGAAAGTTGTCACTTACGAATTTGAGGCCGATTCTTTTGCTTTTAAGGGCCTTTTTTATGGGAATTACACAATTCCACTGGCATAGCTTCCTCTTGGTAAATCGGTTACAACCAGAGGGGTCTCCAGGTGCCTGTTTGCACGTCATCGTTTTGTTGTCAAAGTACCAAGTATAATCTTTTTTGTTTGAGTAGCGTATATATCCTCCCATTGTGGGCATTGGACAATGGCACACTGAAAGCAAGTTAGTGTAAGTATGAATGTGGTTCTCTCTTCGGCAAGACTGGATATATTTCACGCTTTTATATTTTAATACATATGTACATTGAACAAAAGCAAAATGTTTTTGTTGCAAAATTGAAATACTCCAAAATCATTTATAGCAGGCATTAGTGTAGTATTGCTAACTAAATTTAGTGTCTGGTAATGTAGCCCTCTGGTATTGCTTCATAAGAAATAGCATGTCATATTTAAATATTCGAGTGCAGCTAAATTCGCGAACATTCTCTCCTAGTTGAGAAAATTTTTCCGAAGTCATAAGGTCATATTTAAAGTAAACCAGCATATCTTCAAGAACAGGTTTACGTAATGCAGTTGAACAAAACTTTGCGGACTGAACGCTTTGCAGAAACTGATTTAATTCGAAGCAGTGAGTGAGAAACGGCACATGCGCGCTTTATTGACTTTGGAACCAAAGATTTAAAAGGAATCAAAATACACACCAGATACGTTAATTGCACCTTTAGGCCT
This region includes:
- the LOC142768932 gene encoding uncharacterized protein LOC142768932 isoform X2, translated to MFKCAFVVGIILSSIVPLLAWQPSWPFTQPNKTTPIYHPPTCSWKYSSSCDYPKLCHCPMPTMGGYIRYSNKKDYTWYFDNKTMTCKQAPGDPSGCNRFTKRKLCQWNCVIPIKKALKSKRIGLKFK
- the LOC142768932 gene encoding uncharacterized protein LOC142768932 isoform X1; translated protein: MFKCAFVVGIILSSIVPLLAWQPSWPFKWRPSWWPFKRTTPRPAQPNKTTPIYHPPTCSWKYSSSCDYPKLCHCPMPTMGGYIRYSNKKDYTWYFDNKTMTCKQAPGDPSGCNRFTKRKLCQWNCVIPIKKALKSKRIGLKFK